One bacterium DNA segment encodes these proteins:
- a CDS encoding porin, translated as MKFDLKIGLAGVLIVAFLSNACMGGSETAQKGVTEEQRGAAAKIIDLLQRKGIITASEAEELKKELITKKQKEKAKIAKSIEDKTQASFKVPQIGSDKMKIGGMIKFRNSHCRGHKEDRSTTSSGKKDYDTFKVSDDSLDIEGEITDDWNYGISLTMNEQDNGSNLRDIWMQWTGLPYAAITAGQFNVPFREGVDTIEEVEVVDSITPERDIGVAVSGDILDKKITYALGVFNGSGINTSDDNDQKDIIGRVVVSPFKDSNGVLEGLSMGVSAQGGRQPNETSEGITYGGDRTRIGGLLKYEGNIANRGFKLQGEYIQQKRDRDDQKADISSDGWYAQATYELNPKWWSVYQYGVYNPSGKSSGDTRRTSTVGIKYTFNEYTSIQMDYRTLEYPNSKNGQELLTELTLEF; from the coding sequence ATGAAATTTGACCTCAAGATTGGATTAGCCGGTGTTTTAATTGTTGCTTTTCTCAGCAATGCTTGTATGGGGGGCAGTGAAACTGCTCAAAAAGGAGTTACAGAAGAACAGAGAGGAGCTGCAGCAAAGATAATAGACTTATTACAAAGGAAAGGAATTATTACAGCTTCGGAAGCAGAAGAGTTGAAGAAAGAGCTCATAACGAAGAAGCAGAAAGAAAAAGCCAAGATAGCCAAATCTATAGAAGATAAGACACAGGCAAGCTTTAAGGTTCCGCAGATTGGTTCAGATAAGATGAAGATAGGGGGAATGATTAAATTTAGAAATTCTCATTGCCGGGGACATAAAGAGGATAGATCGACAACATCAAGCGGGAAGAAAGACTATGATACTTTTAAGGTTTCAGACGATTCCCTTGATATTGAGGGAGAAATTACAGACGACTGGAACTACGGTATCAGCCTTACGATGAACGAACAGGATAATGGGAGCAATCTAAGGGATATATGGATGCAATGGACAGGTTTACCGTATGCTGCAATAACAGCCGGTCAGTTCAATGTTCCATTCAGGGAAGGGGTGGATACAATAGAAGAAGTAGAAGTAGTTGATTCCATAACACCTGAAAGAGATATTGGTGTGGCAGTTAGCGGAGATATCCTGGATAAGAAAATTACTTATGCTTTAGGTGTATTTAATGGGAGCGGCATCAATACCTCGGATGATAATGACCAGAAGGACATTATAGGAAGAGTAGTTGTCTCTCCCTTTAAAGACAGTAATGGGGTATTGGAGGGATTGAGCATGGGTGTATCAGCTCAGGGAGGACGTCAGCCTAATGAAACTTCTGAAGGAATTACTTATGGCGGAGACAGAACAAGAATCGGCGGCTTGCTCAAATATGAAGGGAATATAGCCAATAGAGGATTTAAACTTCAGGGTGAATATATTCAGCAGAAAAGAGACAGGGATGACCAGAAAGCTGATATCAGTTCTGATGGATGGTACGCGCAAGCAACATATGAACTCAATCCAAAGTGGTGGTCTGTTTACCAGTATGGAGTGTACAATCCAAGTGGAAAGTCTTCAGGTGATACAAGAAGGACAAGCACAGTGGGCATCAAATACACTTTCAATGAGTATACGAGTATACAGATGGACTACAGAACGCTAGAATATCCTAACTCTAAGAATGGCCAAGAACTTCTAACTGAACTTACACTGGAATTTTAA
- a CDS encoding YezD family protein gives MKLTSKRKGINPKILEEVAEYINQINYGEVVIVIHDSKIVQIERKEKKRF, from the coding sequence GTGAAACTCACGAGTAAAAGGAAAGGCATTAATCCAAAGATATTGGAAGAGGTGGCAGAATATATCAATCAAATAAACTATGGAGAGGTGGTAATAGTAATTCATGATTCAAAAATCGTTCAAATAGAAAGAAAAGAAAAAAAGCGCTTTTAA